The Thermodesulfobacteriota bacterium genome segment AGTCCTGAAACACTTCGACCACAATGCCAGTGCGGGGGGGCAGAAACAGTTAAAATAGGTTCGCTGATAAAAGGTTTTTTTATTTGACTTGCCATATAAGCCACCTCGTTAATCTTGTTCAGATAAAATCCGAACAGCGAATTTTTGACCGAAAACAATGGGTTTCGGTCGAACACTATTTATGTTCCATCATCCTTACTTTTTTGCTGAGTAAAAAGTTCATCTTTAGCCAGGAGAATATACTGTAATACCGGTCGTCTTGCCGGACAGAAATAGGTGCACAGCCCGCACTCAAAACAGGATTCTATGCCATACTTTATCGTTTTTTCAAACAGTCCGAACTCTGCCATACGGCTGATGATGTTCGGCATGATACGAGACGGACAGTGGAGTACACATTCGCCGCAGTTTAAACAGGGTGCGTCGGTAACCGCTGAAAAGGTTCCTTGAGGAATGACTGAAATTCCATAAGCATCCTTATCCACTCCCTGATCCAGACTGTAAACCGCACTTCCTCGAAAGGGTCCCCCCAGGATAACTCGATCCCCCGGCTGGACACTGATGCCTGCATATCCCAATATCATCCGAATAGGGGTACCGATCTTGACCCTGTAATTGACTTTTCCTATCGTTATAATAGTTTCAGTAAGGGGCAAGCCGGTTTGGAGGACTTTCCCCATAGAATATAATTGTGGTATGGGTACAATCGCAACGTTTTCAGGCTGATCGAAACCGGTGACTGATTTAACGACAACACGGTTAAGACTGTTGGGATAAACCGTTTTGATGTGAAAGGTCACGCATCCGGACAGATAGGCCGTACTTCGTCCGGGGACTGCAAGTATAGCAGAAGAAGGAGAAATAAGTTTTCGTACCAATTCAAGACCCCGTTCAAGAGTCTCTTGATGGTCACGTAAAAGTTGGTCATAAACACTGATGCCGGGCTCGGGATTAAACCCGTTGATGATGAGCGTTTTTGACCGGTTAAGGTTTCTAGTATTAACGCCGAGGCCCTTTAAAATTCGAACAAGTTCTTTGCCTGGTTCAATTGCCGATATATCGACAGGCTTGGGCTGTAAATTTCCGCTGTCTGTTTTTAAGGAGATGGATGAAGGTGTAACACCGGTTACCTTACCTGAAACCGGTGCATGAATATCCCCCACATCATCTACCGGATGTTTAGCGATCACTGTCCCTTGAAGTACTTTTTTTTTCCTCTGTACTACGGGAGTATGCCCGATCAAAGGTACATGTACTTCATCTGGAGAGGGTATATCCTGAATGGTCTCCGTAAATGGGGTGATAAGAGAAGTAGTCGGCTTATTCATTGTGTTTCACTTAAAATGACATTTATTGCAGCTGCTTTCACCAAAGGGGCCTTTTCCCAGCTTTTGATGACAGCTTAAGCATTTTTTATGAAAAGCATCTTTTCTTGCCGGTATCAGTTGATTGATTTTGTTGCCCTGGTGGCAGTTTAGACAGCGAGTGTAATCTCCTTTACCTTTCTTCATATCTTTTTGGGAATGACAATCGGAGCAACCGCTGAAACCCTTGTCAAAAATATCTTCATGGCATTTTTTGCAGCAATCATGGGTTGCATCATGCAAATTGGGCATATCCTCACTTCCGTCAGTTAAGTGACAGGATATGCATGCCCTGGGTTCAGGCTCAATGTCAGGTTCATGATGACAATCTGTGCAATCATCGGTATAACTCTTATGGTTGGAGTGTTTGAATCTTGTTTTAATAAATTCCACGTGATGACATCTGACGCATGCCTTTTTTTCAGCAAAAAAACTTCTATGATTTTCCATATACTGCCGGTTAAAAGCGACAGGGTGACACAACCCGCATGAAATGTAATCGGTCTGGTCACCACTTTTATCATGATGACAGGTAACACAGGAAATTTGATAATCACCATAATGGGCAACATGTGGAAAAACCGCCTTCCCCCCGCAATCATCAATGAGAATTCTCAACGATCTTTCCCTGTCACCGGCAGGGCGTAAATATCCCACCATGGCAATAAGCGCCAATATAATGAGGATAAGAGAAATTGTGTGGTATCGTTTAGGCAAAAAGTGGTTTCCTGTTTTATTCATTTTATTTTGCGGAAAATAGGGCTTTAATTTTTTAACAGCAAAGGGTGTGCCAGCGGCACTTGAATTTAATTGATAATGATTACAAATAATTAAAAAATAGTTTGGGGGGGCAATATGATTAACTGTCAAGAAATTTTACAATTTGTAAACCCAAAAAGTTTTTATACGAGGAAATCGGAAACGGGTAATCAGGAAAAGGGCATCTCATGCAACTAAATTGCAATAAGAAATTATAGCCGAATTCTATAAACGAGGAATGGAGCCACTATAATCGGGCATTATTTGCTGTTATGAAAAGAAATATCAGCAACTAGTAATCCTCTTGACAAAACAAGTTTCATGCAATATAGTTGCATTATATTGCTTTTATCTTTAGAAAGCCAACAGCTCAAGTGGATGCCAGGGCCTACCAAAGGAGAAAAGATGCGAAACGCATTGGCAATTATATTTCTTTTCGTTTTAAGTATGATTTTCGGGAAAATCGCTGTTGCGGAAGGGAAAATCGATGTATTTGTCAGCATTGTACCGCAGAAATATTTTGTGGAAAAAATTGGCGGGGCTCTGGTAAATGTTTCAGTGATGGTTCAACCCGGAGCCAGTCCGGCGACCTATGAGCCCAAACCGAGGCAGATGGTTGCCCTTTCCAACTCAAAAATTTATTTTGCCATTGGGGTGCCGTTTGAAAAGCGGTGGCTTAAAAAGATTGCTGCGGCTAACTCCAAAATGCTCATCGTCCATACCCAGGAAGGCGTTGAGAAAAAATCCATGAAAGCGAATAAGTCGAAAGGAATCAAGGACCCTCATATCTGGCTTTCTCCTCCTCTGGTGATAATTCAGGCCCGAAACATGTTTAATGCTCTTGTCGCCATCGACCCGGATAGAAAACATGTGTATGAGGCAGGTTACCAAAAATTTGTTATTGAAATTGAAAACCTGGATGCTGAGTTAAAAGGAATTTTCAACGGAAAAGGAAAAGGGTTGGAGTTTATAGTATTTCATCCTTCATGGGGATACTTTGCCAATGCATATGGTTTAACGCAGATACCGGTTGAAGTTGAGGGGAAGGATCCAAAACCTGCCGATCTTCAACGACTGATAAAATACGCCAAAAATCGTGGTATAAAGGTAATTTTTGTTCAGCCCCAGTTTTCGGTTACAAATGCGAAGGTTATTGCCCAGGCAATAGGCGGGCAAATCTCTTTTGCCGACCCCCTTGCATTAAACTGGACGGATAATCTGCGCCAAATTGCCGCTAAATTTAAAGCAACTTTAAGATAAAATTTTATGGACCAATCGGTAATAGATATTAAAAATTTATGGTTTTCCTTTAATGGAGAACCTGTTTTGCAGAACGTTAACTTTACCCTTTATCATAAAGAATTTCTGGCCATGATTGGACCCAACGGAGGGGGAAAGACGACCCTGCTGAAACTGATCCTTGGGCTTTTAAAGGCCAACCGGGGTGAAATCCGGGTATTGGGGAAAAATCCCAGGCAGGCAGCTCACCGCATTGGCTATGTCCCACAGGACGTCCATCTTAATAAAGATTTTCCCATATCAGCCCTTGATGTCGTGCTCATGGGGAGGTTAAGATCAGGTATATACTGGCCACACCACAAAAGGGATGACCGGATTACCGCCCAAGCCGCT includes the following:
- a CDS encoding 4Fe-4S dicluster domain-containing protein, whose translation is MNKPTTSLITPFTETIQDIPSPDEVHVPLIGHTPVVQRKKKVLQGTVIAKHPVDDVGDIHAPVSGKVTGVTPSSISLKTDSGNLQPKPVDISAIEPGKELVRILKGLGVNTRNLNRSKTLIINGFNPEPGISVYDQLLRDHQETLERGLELVRKLISPSSAILAVPGRSTAYLSGCVTFHIKTVYPNSLNRVVVKSVTGFDQPENVAIVPIPQLYSMGKVLQTGLPLTETIITIGKVNYRVKIGTPIRMILGYAGISVQPGDRVILGGPFRGSAVYSLDQGVDKDAYGISVIPQGTFSAVTDAPCLNCGECVLHCPSRIMPNIISRMAEFGLFEKTIKYGIESCFECGLCTYFCPARRPVLQYILLAKDELFTQQKSKDDGT
- a CDS encoding cytochrome c3 family protein, with protein sequence MPKRYHTISLILIILALIAMVGYLRPAGDRERSLRILIDDCGGKAVFPHVAHYGDYQISCVTCHHDKSGDQTDYISCGLCHPVAFNRQYMENHRSFFAEKKACVRCHHVEFIKTRFKHSNHKSYTDDCTDCHHEPDIEPEPRACISCHLTDGSEDMPNLHDATHDCCKKCHEDIFDKGFSGCSDCHSQKDMKKGKGDYTRCLNCHQGNKINQLIPARKDAFHKKCLSCHQKLGKGPFGESSCNKCHFK
- a CDS encoding zinc ABC transporter substrate-binding protein, whose product is MRNALAIIFLFVLSMIFGKIAVAEGKIDVFVSIVPQKYFVEKIGGALVNVSVMVQPGASPATYEPKPRQMVALSNSKIYFAIGVPFEKRWLKKIAAANSKMLIVHTQEGVEKKSMKANKSKGIKDPHIWLSPPLVIIQARNMFNALVAIDPDRKHVYEAGYQKFVIEIENLDAELKGIFNGKGKGLEFIVFHPSWGYFANAYGLTQIPVEVEGKDPKPADLQRLIKYAKNRGIKVIFVQPQFSVTNAKVIAQAIGGQISFADPLALNWTDNLRQIAAKFKATLR